One window of Helicobacter winghamensis ATCC BAA-430 genomic DNA carries:
- the ung gene encoding uracil-DNA glycosylase, which produces MIKLDSIKIEESWKKALEKEFLSPYFLEIKKHYVEAKSKGAVIYPPANLTFNAFNSTPFEKVKVVLLGQDPYHNPNEAMGLSFSVPQGVRIPPSLRNIYRELEADLGIPQSKSGDLSAWAREGVLLLNSILSVEAHKPASHQHFGWQQFTDSVIATLSKQKDGIVFLLWGNYAKSKKTLIDTKRHCVLEAAHPSPLARSGFMGCKHFSKTNTYLQSIGKTPINWNLDF; this is translated from the coding sequence ATGATAAAATTAGATTCTATTAAAATTGAAGAAAGTTGGAAAAAAGCCCTAGAAAAAGAGTTTCTATCCCCATATTTTTTAGAGATTAAAAAACATTATGTGGAAGCAAAATCTAAAGGAGCAGTGATTTATCCCCCAGCAAATCTAACTTTTAATGCTTTTAATTCTACACCCTTTGAAAAAGTAAAAGTTGTGCTTTTAGGGCAAGATCCTTATCATAATCCTAATGAAGCAATGGGGCTGTCTTTTTCTGTGCCACAGGGAGTTAGGATTCCGCCATCTTTACGCAATATCTACAGAGAGCTTGAAGCGGATTTAGGGATTCCACAAAGCAAAAGTGGAGATTTGAGTGCTTGGGCTAGGGAAGGCGTGTTACTTTTAAATAGTATTTTAAGTGTGGAAGCACATAAGCCAGCTTCTCATCAGCATTTTGGTTGGCAACAATTTACAGATTCTGTGATTGCAACTTTAAGCAAGCAAAAAGATGGAATCGTATTTTTATTATGGGGGAATTATGCGAAGTCTAAAAAAACTTTGATTGACACAAAAAGGCATTGTGTGCTAGAAGCTGCCCATCCATCGCCTTTAGCGCGAAGTGGATTTATGGGTTGTAAGCATTTTTCTAAAACAAATACTTACTTGCAAAGCATAGGTAAAACACCAATTAATTGGAATCTAGATTTTTAG
- a CDS encoding UDP-N-acetylmuramoyl-L-alanyl-D-glutamate--2,6-diaminopimelate ligase — MRYNLDSNFSNSHIRFISDDSREVLSNECNAKNCAFLITKSNKCYLKNAKENGFEIFITPQDLKQFLDLNLKIIAITGTNGKTTTAAMIYSILLDLGYKVALLGTRGFFINGVKKREKGLTTPSLLEIYSAITEARKENCTYFVMEVSSHAIVQERIEGLEFTLKILTNITSDHLDYHKTLENYIATKNSFFLSPLDLKLINKDEPNARYALQKAITYGIESPATFQVRAYSLKDGITAQIAYGKEESSLQCSLFGKHNLYNALAAISAVKLLENEPLQEICEKLENFGGVLGRMQVVSQNPLIIVDFAHTEDGMEKIFQSFPHRKIAVVFGAGGDRDKTKRPKMGLCAAKYAQKIYITSDNPRSEIPSAIIQEIFNGIPQTLREKLEIYLEENRAKAINMAISALKSDEVLLILGKGDETYQIIGDSTLHFDDTEEAQKALALKI, encoded by the coding sequence ATGCGCTATAATTTAGATTCCAACTTTTCAAACTCCCATATACGCTTTATTAGCGATGATTCTAGAGAGGTTTTAAGCAATGAATGTAATGCGAAAAATTGTGCATTTTTAATCACAAAAAGCAATAAATGCTATCTTAAAAACGCTAAAGAAAATGGCTTTGAAATCTTTATCACTCCACAAGATTTAAAGCAATTTTTAGATTTAAACTTGAAAATTATCGCAATCACAGGCACAAATGGCAAAACTACAACTGCTGCGATGATTTATTCTATCTTGCTTGATTTAGGGTATAAAGTCGCGCTTTTAGGAACAAGGGGATTTTTTATTAATGGAGTAAAAAAACGTGAAAAAGGGCTTACCACACCTTCTTTACTAGAGATTTATAGTGCCATTACTGAAGCAAGAAAAGAGAATTGCACATATTTTGTAATGGAAGTAAGCTCCCACGCAATCGTGCAAGAACGCATTGAAGGGTTAGAATTTACACTAAAAATCCTAACAAACATTACAAGTGATCATTTAGACTACCACAAAACGCTAGAAAATTATATCGCTACAAAAAATTCCTTTTTTTTAAGTCCGCTAGACTTAAAACTTATTAACAAAGATGAGCCAAACGCTCGTTATGCTTTACAAAAAGCAATCACTTACGGAATAGAATCCCCAGCAACTTTTCAAGTAAGGGCTTATAGCCTAAAAGATGGAATCACCGCGCAAATTGCCTATGGCAAGGAAGAATCCTCCTTGCAATGCTCTCTTTTTGGCAAGCACAATCTCTACAATGCTCTTGCTGCAATTAGTGCGGTAAAACTTTTAGAAAATGAGCCTTTACAAGAGATTTGTGAAAAGCTAGAAAACTTTGGTGGCGTTTTGGGGCGTATGCAAGTGGTTTCACAAAACCCATTAATCATCGTGGATTTCGCACACACTGAAGATGGAATGGAAAAAATCTTTCAATCTTTTCCACATAGAAAAATTGCTGTTGTTTTTGGTGCAGGCGGCGATAGAGATAAAACAAAGCGTCCAAAAATGGGCTTATGTGCTGCAAAATACGCACAAAAAATTTATATCACAAGCGATAATCCACGCAGTGAAATCCCAAGTGCAATTATCCAAGAAATTTTTAATGGAATTCCACAAACTTTAAGAGAAAAACTAGAAATTTACTTAGAAGAAAATCGTGCTAAAGCCATTAATATGGCAATTAGCGCATTAAAAAGTGATGAAGTATTGTTAATCTTAGGCAAGGGCGATGAAACCTATCAAATTATCGGTGATTCTACCTTGCATTTTGATGATACAGAAGAAGCGCAAAAGGCACTTGCTCTAAAAATCTAG
- a CDS encoding NifU family protein, with translation MLPFSDTELLKPVEASIDKVRPMLIKDGGNVTLIKIENGKVYVRLEGACKGCPSSTQTLKFGIERTLKDDIHPDIEIISVS, from the coding sequence ATGCTTCCATTTAGCGATACAGAATTATTAAAACCCGTAGAAGCTAGCATTGATAAAGTCCGCCCTATGCTCATAAAAGATGGCGGCAATGTAACACTAATTAAAATTGAAAATGGTAAAGTGTATGTGCGTTTAGAGGGAGCCTGTAAGGGCTGTCCTAGTAGCACACAAACACTAAAATTTGGAATTGAACGCACACTAAAAGATGATATTCATCCAGATATTGAAATTATTAGCGTTTCCTAA
- a CDS encoding fumarate reductase cytochrome b subunit, translated as MQNDEVVIESYLKVTSERKKRRNPARWDLWQSITGVVLAVFILFHMCFTSSILFGPDAFDAVVAFSEGSFIFGGHGIPLLTTLVVVVISVFFVAHAFLAMRKFPANFQQLMLFKTHKSLMKHCDTTLWWLQFLTGFALFFLGGAHLVTILAVSTEINALTSATRFVDGNLAEFYLVLLVVMVLHASIGMYRVIIKWIPLEAPTTAQSNIKRRNVKIAVFAIFIVLGVIAFIADFTWIALGKSL; from the coding sequence ATGCAAAATGATGAAGTAGTAATTGAGAGTTACTTAAAGGTAACTTCAGAACGCAAAAAAAGAAGAAATCCTGCGCGTTGGGATTTATGGCAAAGCATTACAGGTGTTGTTCTTGCGGTGTTTATTTTGTTTCATATGTGTTTTACATCTTCTATTTTATTTGGACCAGATGCATTTGATGCAGTAGTGGCATTTAGTGAGGGTTCATTTATTTTTGGAGGACATGGGATTCCATTATTGACGACATTAGTGGTGGTTGTCATTAGTGTATTTTTTGTAGCACACGCATTTTTGGCAATGCGCAAGTTTCCTGCAAACTTCCAGCAATTAATGTTGTTTAAAACGCATAAATCTTTAATGAAGCATTGTGATACAACGCTTTGGTGGTTACAATTCTTAACAGGTTTTGCATTATTCTTCTTAGGTGGAGCGCATCTTGTTACAATTCTTGCGGTTTCTACTGAGATTAACGCTCTAACTTCAGCAACTCGCTTTGTAGATGGAAATTTAGCAGAGTTTTATTTGGTTCTTTTGGTGGTGATGGTATTGCACGCAAGCATTGGGATGTATCGTGTTATTATTAAATGGATTCCGTTAGAAGCCCCAACAACTGCGCAAAGCAACATTAAAAGACGCAATGTAAAGATTGCTGTATTTGCAATTTTTATTGTGCTTGGTGTCATTGCATTTATTGCAGACTTTACTTGGATTGCTTTAGGCAAGAGTCTATAA
- a CDS encoding fumarate reductase flavoprotein subunit translates to MNIVYCDALVIGGGLAGLRSAVACKEKGLSTIVLSLIPVKRSHSAAAQGGMQASLGNSKMSDGDNEDLHFMDTVKGSDWGCDQKVARMFVTTAPKAIRQLAAWGVPWTRIKKGDRTAVINAQKTTITEEDFRHGLIHSRDFGGTKKWRTCYTADATGHTMLFAVANEALKHGVDIHDRKEAIALIHKNGRCYGAVVRDLINGELIGYVAKGTLIATGGYGRIYKDTTNAVICEGTGTAIALETGIAKLGNMEAVQFHPTGLFPSGILLTEGCRGDGGVLRDVDGYRFMPDYEPEKKELASRDVVSRRMIQRIREGKGVSSPYGEHLWLDISILGRKHIETNLRDVQEICECFAGIDPAEKWAPVKPMQHYCMGGIRTNAKGETALKGLFSAGEAACWDLHGFNRLGGNSVSEAVVSGMIIGDYFAENCMGSYAEIDTKVVEDFINKEQKYLESIVENTGTENVFDIKDRMRQIMGDKVGIFRDGEHLDSAVKELEQLYIRSKNIGIKTKRLSANPELEEAYRVPKMLKLALCVAKGALDRTESRGAHSREDYPKRDDVNWLKRTLASWEDPNQTMPTLTYEDIEISTMEIAPGFRGYGAKGMIIENPESLKRQEQIDKIRADMEAQGKDRYEIQEALMPFELQAYYKARNERIGDKQ, encoded by the coding sequence ATGAATATAGTATATTGCGATGCGTTAGTAATTGGCGGTGGTTTGGCAGGATTGCGTTCAGCAGTAGCCTGTAAGGAAAAGGGGTTAAGCACGATTGTTTTAAGTTTAATTCCAGTTAAACGAAGCCACTCCGCAGCAGCACAAGGTGGAATGCAAGCAAGTCTTGGTAACTCAAAAATGAGTGATGGAGATAATGAAGACTTGCATTTTATGGATACAGTTAAAGGAAGCGATTGGGGTTGTGATCAAAAGGTTGCAAGAATGTTTGTAACAACAGCACCAAAAGCAATCCGCCAACTTGCAGCTTGGGGGGTGCCTTGGACAAGGATTAAAAAAGGCGATAGAACAGCAGTTATTAATGCACAAAAAACAACAATCACAGAAGAAGACTTCCGCCACGGATTAATTCACTCAAGGGATTTTGGTGGAACAAAAAAATGGAGAACTTGCTACACAGCAGACGCAACTGGGCATACAATGCTTTTTGCAGTAGCTAATGAAGCATTAAAGCACGGCGTAGATATTCACGATAGAAAAGAAGCAATCGCATTAATCCACAAAAATGGAAGATGCTATGGCGCTGTTGTTAGGGATCTCATTAATGGTGAGCTTATCGGTTATGTTGCAAAAGGAACTTTGATTGCAACAGGTGGTTATGGCAGAATCTATAAAGACACAACAAATGCTGTAATTTGTGAGGGAACAGGAACAGCAATCGCGTTAGAAACAGGAATTGCAAAGCTTGGCAATATGGAAGCAGTGCAGTTTCACCCAACGGGACTTTTTCCAAGTGGAATCTTGCTAACAGAAGGTTGTCGCGGCGATGGTGGTGTATTGCGTGATGTTGATGGTTATCGCTTTATGCCAGATTATGAGCCAGAGAAAAAAGAGCTTGCAAGCCGTGATGTTGTTTCCCGTAGAATGATTCAAAGAATCCGCGAGGGCAAAGGTGTAAGCTCACCTTATGGAGAGCATTTGTGGCTTGATATTTCTATCTTAGGACGCAAGCATATTGAAACAAACTTGCGTGATGTGCAAGAGATTTGTGAGTGTTTTGCAGGAATTGATCCAGCAGAAAAATGGGCGCCTGTTAAGCCAATGCAACATTATTGTATGGGTGGAATCCGCACAAATGCTAAGGGCGAAACCGCACTTAAAGGCTTATTTTCAGCAGGAGAAGCTGCGTGCTGGGATTTACACGGCTTTAACCGCTTAGGTGGAAACTCTGTAAGTGAAGCAGTGGTTAGCGGTATGATTATTGGCGATTATTTTGCTGAAAATTGTATGGGAAGTTATGCGGAAATTGACACGAAAGTTGTGGAAGATTTCATCAATAAAGAGCAAAAATATCTTGAAAGCATTGTAGAGAATACAGGCACAGAAAATGTGTTTGATATTAAAGATAGAATGCGTCAAATTATGGGCGATAAAGTTGGAATCTTTAGAGACGGAGAGCATTTAGATTCTGCTGTTAAAGAGCTTGAGCAGCTTTATATTAGAAGTAAAAATATTGGAATCAAAACCAAGCGTTTATCGGCAAATCCAGAATTAGAAGAAGCTTATCGTGTGCCAAAAATGCTAAAACTCGCTCTTTGTGTTGCAAAAGGTGCTCTTGATAGAACAGAATCACGCGGAGCGCATAGCCGTGAAGACTACCCAAAACGCGATGATGTGAATTGGTTAAAGCGCACATTAGCAAGTTGGGAAGATCCAAACCAAACAATGCCAACACTAACTTATGAAGACATTGAGATTTCTACAATGGAAATTGCGCCAGGATTCCGTGGATATGGAGCAAAGGGAATGATTATTGAAAACCCAGAAAGCCTAAAACGCCAAGAGCAAATTGACAAAATTCGTGCAGATATGGAAGCACAAGGTAAAGATCGCTATGAAATCCAAGAAGCATTAATGCCATTTGAGCTACAAGCGTATTACAAAGCACGCAATGAAAGAATAGGAGATAAACAATGA
- a CDS encoding fumarate reductase iron-sulfur subunit, which produces MSGAVQSSNRELTIRVLKFDPNSAVSKPHFVEYKLKEAHSMTIFIVLNMIKEQYDPDLSFDFVCRAGICGSCGMMINGRPRLACRTLTKDFPDGVITLMPLPAFKLIKDLSVDTGNWFNGMSKRVESWIHAQEKSEEHMCQLEDRVEPEVAQEVFELDRCIECGCCIASCGTKLMREDFVGAAGLNRVVRFMLDPHDERSDADYYELVGDDNGVFGCMSLLACHDVCPKNLPLQSKIAYLRRKMAVVK; this is translated from the coding sequence ATGAGTGGAGCAGTGCAAAGCAGCAATAGAGAGCTAACAATTAGAGTGTTAAAGTTTGACCCAAATAGTGCGGTTTCAAAGCCACACTTTGTGGAGTATAAACTAAAAGAAGCGCATTCTATGACAATTTTCATTGTGTTAAATATGATTAAAGAGCAGTATGACCCAGATTTAAGCTTTGACTTTGTATGTCGTGCGGGGATTTGTGGAAGTTGTGGAATGATGATTAATGGGCGTCCAAGACTTGCTTGTAGAACGCTTACAAAAGACTTCCCAGATGGTGTGATTACGCTTATGCCTTTGCCGGCATTTAAGTTGATTAAAGACTTATCTGTGGATACAGGAAATTGGTTTAATGGAATGAGCAAGCGCGTTGAGAGCTGGATTCACGCTCAAGAAAAGAGTGAAGAACATATGTGTCAGCTTGAAGACCGTGTGGAGCCTGAAGTCGCACAAGAAGTGTTTGAGCTAGATAGATGTATTGAATGTGGTTGCTGTATTGCTTCTTGTGGAACAAAGCTTATGCGTGAAGACTTTGTAGGAGCAGCTGGGCTTAATCGCGTGGTTAGGTTTATGCTAGATCCACACGATGAAAGAAGTGATGCAGATTATTATGAGCTAGTGGGCGATGATAATGGTGTATTTGGCTGTATGAGCTTGCTTGCTTGCCACGATGTTTGCCCAAAAAACCTGCCATTACAAAGTAAAATCGCTTATTTGCGCCGCAAAATGGCAGTCGTCAAATAA
- a CDS encoding autotransporter outer membrane beta-barrel domain-containing protein, with product MEKTLNNHSNMIDIPAGGGAFKRYLAPFTSKAIYYSVLATSLSTFIFHSQAYAQSNDEKSVPQIIASNIKNPSARSSANQLQTSNTIKTGVQVGSQFHDTSAGGSVDLTGKTQVDNLTLSHQGIDIEKYNNQNQKPTRLFTTTEMKFNNLKIANLTSNGDAGFGFVISPDKDWLNIITKFIEYSNVAHFHLFKLKGDSLTIGKIENKQHLEIEADTLNINKGITTDYGSLKIKFKEGIINGKIGFYGVSNPIFDIASNGNGRKSFATDDLYIETTNGTIAADISTKGASRAKIFLNGGGKITGNITLEDDTQNMEIKIEKDSGSLLGASTSWYDSFFHIISDNGKIEGDITIKGGDKEIVDAYRKHYNRNSLGFYLIGDKAEMSGNIYVQNQLASLSFLSLAGNAKMTGDIKVGEKDHFSIYNDRYFPDGIGLDYGTNNLVSGKITNRGYLDVSGQTEQGLTIQQTIDNIGGTLAVRNVNWDGDKNINGIKFLRGGKDGNVGTDAHFKNINGGKIAIDGWDFREKEGNGRIVIDTGNGGNDGTREQNLNKVAFGSYFDVNGNIIRSTQWVDGKEIPRTITLFGDDKIFAKGSYVQYLVLTPEEEKDLKDGKISIYDKDGRHNVAGHFIEGGAGANGESNFATLLHEGKVIKLSVGGGDTIAPVVQADGLIGELKVNDDTPGSTIGSNQINALNTNMTQTFNTLKEISTKTFRTEHTNLSSYNTLKEQVAYALYNHSKNASKNNSLDNNPTNKNLSSNNLKNHTNNNLLSYNAKNSLNDNINLLDNTSNPGNTNIASNVSNINALTNPASNTSGNNTLSNVSNNTNLEAYATDEQITTYATYAQAGASDALLYDEINKGYTDLDLLRALDDIFIKQNKKESDLYTYAVPYYNYIKDKSLGLGTTKTNSYGLLAGGQLNSNYGVYGFYINLENSKRENNTTSTDTDSTSYLAGLTYYNAFHRFSNKELYVSLNTMLGTTKSDVSMIDSDSYKDDFDFDSLNYGAELRAGVNIYNVLTNSYWTPELGLIYTGMAVDSYEIKHTKLTEYYDKTTINLLEGVAGLRFHHAYNQTTRFNAALGAKFRLYDDAKSQMKIAGETLANPLFATRDIKLPDTSYYVQFGLVKLLGDNVELSLNYQGNFAKDIQGHTAFARIGYWW from the coding sequence ATGGAAAAAACATTGAATAATCATTCTAATATGATTGATATTCCTGCGGGGGGGGGGGCATTTAAGAGATATTTAGCTCCATTTACTAGCAAGGCAATTTATTATAGCGTTCTTGCAACTTCACTTTCTACTTTTATCTTTCACTCGCAAGCTTATGCACAATCAAATGATGAAAAATCTGTTCCACAAATTATTGCTTCAAATATTAAAAATCCTTCAGCAAGATCTAGTGCTAATCAATTGCAAACTAGCAATACAATTAAGACTGGAGTTCAAGTTGGTAGTCAATTTCACGATACTAGCGCTGGTGGGAGTGTAGATTTAACAGGGAAAACACAGGTTGATAATCTAACACTTAGTCATCAGGGGATTGATATTGAGAAATACAATAATCAAAATCAAAAACCAACAAGATTATTTACAACAACAGAAATGAAATTTAATAATCTTAAAATAGCAAATCTTACTTCTAATGGAGATGCAGGGTTTGGGTTTGTAATTTCACCAGATAAGGATTGGCTAAACATAATAACAAAGTTTATTGAATACAGCAATGTTGCACATTTTCATTTGTTTAAGCTTAAGGGTGATTCTTTAACTATTGGTAAGATTGAAAATAAACAGCATTTGGAGATTGAAGCGGACACTTTAAATATCAACAAAGGCATAACAACTGATTATGGCTCCCTTAAAATTAAATTTAAAGAAGGAATAATTAATGGAAAAATAGGATTTTATGGTGTTAGTAATCCTATTTTTGACATAGCGAGTAATGGTAATGGTCGAAAAAGTTTTGCAACAGATGATCTTTATATTGAAACTACCAATGGAACAATAGCAGCAGATATTAGCACCAAAGGGGCAAGTCGCGCAAAAATATTTTTAAATGGTGGAGGGAAAATCACAGGAAATATAACTCTTGAAGATGATACACAAAATATGGAAATTAAAATAGAAAAAGATAGTGGATCTCTTTTAGGTGCAAGTACAAGTTGGTATGATTCTTTTTTTCATATCATTTCAGACAATGGAAAAATAGAAGGCGATATAACTATAAAGGGGGGAGATAAAGAGATTGTTGATGCATACAGAAAACATTACAACAGAAATAGTTTAGGATTTTATTTAATAGGTGATAAAGCAGAAATGAGTGGAAATATTTATGTGCAAAATCAGCTAGCTAGTCTGAGTTTTCTATCACTTGCAGGAAATGCTAAGATGACAGGAGATATTAAAGTTGGTGAAAAAGATCACTTTAGTATCTATAATGACAGATATTTCCCTGATGGAATAGGGCTTGACTATGGCACTAACAACCTAGTCTCTGGAAAGATTACAAATAGGGGGTATTTGGATGTTAGTGGTCAAACCGAGCAAGGATTGACTATCCAACAAACCATTGACAACATTGGAGGAACTCTTGCTGTAAGGAATGTTAATTGGGATGGAGATAAAAATATAAACGGCATTAAATTTCTACGTGGAGGAAAAGATGGCAATGTTGGCACTGATGCACACTTTAAAAACATAAATGGTGGAAAAATAGCAATTGACGGCTGGGATTTTAGAGAAAAAGAGGGTAATGGTAGAATTGTAATAGATACAGGAAATGGTGGGAATGACGGCACAAGAGAGCAGAATTTAAATAAAGTAGCTTTTGGCTCATATTTTGATGTTAATGGTAACATTATTCGCTCAACACAATGGGTAGATGGTAAAGAGATTCCTAGAACCATCACCCTCTTTGGCGATGATAAAATCTTCGCTAAAGGCTCTTATGTCCAATACCTTGTTTTAACCCCTGAAGAAGAAAAGGATCTTAAAGATGGAAAAATCAGTATCTATGATAAAGACGGCAGACATAATGTAGCAGGACATTTTATTGAAGGGGGAGCAGGAGCTAATGGAGAAAGTAACTTTGCAACCTTACTCCATGAAGGAAAAGTCATTAAACTTAGTGTTGGTGGTGGAGATACTATTGCACCTGTTGTTCAAGCAGATGGTTTAATTGGTGAATTAAAAGTTAATGATGATACTCCCGGCTCCACTATTGGTTCTAATCAAATTAATGCACTAAATACTAATATGACACAAACCTTTAACACCCTTAAAGAAATCTCTACTAAAACTTTTAGAACAGAGCATACTAATCTCTCAAGCTATAATACTCTAAAAGAACAAGTAGCTTATGCTCTTTATAATCATTCTAAAAATGCTTCAAAGAATAATTCTTTAGATAACAATCCTACAAACAAGAATCTTTCTAGTAATAATTTAAAAAATCATACCAATAATAATCTCTTGAGTTATAATGCAAAGAATTCTTTAAATGATAATATAAATCTATTGGATAATACTAGTAACCCAGGTAATACAAATATTGCTAGTAATGTAAGTAATATAAATGCTTTGACAAATCCTGCAAGCAACACTTCAGGGAATAACACTTTAAGCAATGTTTCAAATAACACTAACTTAGAAGCTTATGCCACAGATGAACAAATTACTACTTATGCTACTTATGCACAAGCTGGTGCATCTGATGCTTTACTCTATGATGAAATCAATAAAGGCTATACAGATTTAGATCTCTTAAGAGCCTTAGATGATATTTTTATTAAGCAAAATAAAAAAGAAAGTGATCTTTATACTTATGCAGTGCCTTATTATAATTACATTAAAGATAAATCTTTAGGATTAGGCACCACAAAAACAAATAGTTATGGATTGCTAGCTGGAGGACAATTAAATTCTAATTATGGAGTTTATGGCTTTTATATTAATTTAGAAAACTCTAAGAGAGAAAACAACACAACAAGCACAGATACAGATAGCACAAGTTATTTAGCAGGATTAACTTATTACAATGCCTTCCATAGATTTTCTAATAAAGAACTCTATGTTAGTCTTAATACAATGCTAGGAACTACAAAGAGTGATGTCTCTATGATAGATAGTGATTCTTATAAAGATGATTTTGACTTTGATTCATTAAATTATGGAGCAGAACTAAGAGCTGGAGTTAATATTTATAATGTCTTAACTAATAGTTATTGGACACCAGAGTTAGGTTTAATCTATACAGGAATGGCAGTAGATTCTTATGAGATTAAACATACAAAGCTTACAGAATATTATGATAAAACAACAATTAATCTCTTAGAAGGGGTTGCAGGATTAAGATTCCATCACGCTTATAATCAAACTACACGCTTTAATGCAGCACTAGGAGCTAAGTTTAGACTCTATGATGATGCAAAAAGTCAAATGAAAATTGCAGGAGAGACATTAGCAAATCCTTTGTTTGCTACAAGAGATATTAAACTTCCAGATACTTCTTATTATGTGCAATTTGGTCTTGTTAAACTTCTAGGAGATAATGTAGAGTTAAGTCTAAACTATCAAGGAAACTTTGCAAAAGATATTCAAGGACATACTGCCTTTGCTAGAATTGGATATTGGTGGTAA
- a CDS encoding c-type cytochrome codes for MQRIILTLQQEKQIKQNKSLSYQIQQALQQNKQSKQQIKQVKQINKQNKKTSYEVFKTTLTSFLGLCLLGSLNLAQAKDNFNPSKEYKQNCSICHGANGLKAPPGGRETQLIGAMLKDYVYQRLIDYASDKGGTPGNNFIMFAVMDEYQYTKEEIKQLAEYITDLGHKEME; via the coding sequence ATGCAAAGAATAATACTAACTTTACAACAAGAGAAACAAATAAAACAAAACAAAAGTCTAAGCTATCAAATACAGCAGGCTTTACAACAAAATAAACAAAGCAAACAACAAATAAAACAAGTTAAACAAATCAACAAACAAAACAAAAAGACTTCCTATGAAGTCTTTAAAACAACACTAACTTCTTTTTTAGGATTATGTTTATTAGGAAGTTTAAATCTTGCACAAGCAAAAGACAATTTTAATCCTAGTAAAGAATATAAACAAAATTGTTCTATCTGTCATGGAGCAAATGGATTAAAAGCTCCACCTGGAGGTAGAGAAACACAACTTATTGGTGCAATGCTAAAAGATTATGTGTATCAAAGACTTATTGATTATGCAAGTGATAAAGGAGGAACACCGGGAAATAACTTTATTATGTTTGCAGTAATGGATGAATACCAATACACTAAAGAAGAAATCAAACAACTAGCAGAGTATATTACAGATTTAGGGCATAAGGAGATGGAGTAA
- a CDS encoding MarC family protein, which translates to MFENIESVTYIIGVATVTIIAVLNPFGNLPLFIAMTEQVPIRLRQKLFRNILWVAFLIVLLFLFSGSFIMQYLFRVNLDSLRVAGGLVIGVMSLKNLLFSQTQQDFSNYKDLEFSELLKHSVIPMAFPMLVGPGTLSTVIIIAEKSNMLIAAGAVITAFVFLLILFYFSAMIEKILGHLVLFVLSRISLIFIVAVGIQMIVTGLQGMGVIKLP; encoded by the coding sequence ATGTTTGAAAACATAGAATCTGTTACCTATATCATTGGTGTGGCAACTGTTACAATCATTGCCGTTTTAAACCCTTTTGGCAATCTCCCCTTATTTATTGCAATGACAGAACAAGTTCCCATTCGCCTACGCCAAAAGCTTTTTCGTAATATTTTATGGGTGGCGTTTTTGATTGTTTTGCTTTTTTTATTTAGTGGTTCTTTTATTATGCAATATCTTTTTCGCGTTAATTTAGATAGTTTGCGTGTAGCAGGTGGTTTAGTCATTGGCGTAATGAGTTTAAAAAACTTACTTTTTTCTCAAACACAGCAAGATTTTTCTAACTACAAAGATTTAGAATTTAGCGAGCTTTTAAAACATAGCGTTATTCCTATGGCATTTCCTATGCTTGTAGGACCGGGAACTTTATCTACGGTGATTATTATTGCTGAGAAAAGCAATATGCTTATTGCAGCTGGAGCAGTGATTACAGCATTTGTGTTTTTACTAATTTTATTTTATTTTTCTGCTATGATTGAAAAAATTTTAGGGCACTTAGTGCTTTTCGTTCTTTCACGCATTTCATTAATCTTCATCGTGGCAGTTGGAATCCAAATGATTGTTACGGGGCTTCAAGGAATGGGAGTTATAAAACTCCCTTAA